The Salegentibacter sp. Hel_I_6 region AAGCATCTGAAGAACCATTGTCAATATCTTCAGGAGTGATGGTCACATTCCCTTGTGCATCCAACTCAACAGTAATATCAGTAGTAACTACCACAGTTGCTACTTTATCTTCTACAATTACAACTGCTTCCAAATAACTGATGTTTCCGTTGTTATCTTCTACTGTAAGAACAACAGTGTTCTCTCCAACATTAGTGACATCAAAAGTGGTAATGTCAAGTGTCATTTCGGAAATACCACAGGCATCAGATGAACCGTTGTCTATATCTTCAGGAGTGATGGTCGCGTTTCCTTGAGCGTCTAGTTGAACCGTGATATTCTGGGTCACTACAATTGGACCAACATTATCCTCTACTGTTACTGCTGCAGTTTCGGTACTTTCATTTCCGTTTACATCAGTCACTGTTAAGGTTACCGTTACCGGAGCATCAACATCATCACAACCAAAACTATCAATATCAAGACTCATCGAAGCGATCTCACAATTGTCTGAAGAACCGTTATCAATATCGGCAGGCACTATTGTTGCCTCGCCATTTTCATCTAATTGAACAGTGATATTCTGGGTCACTACAATTGGATCAACATTATCCTCTACTGTTACTGCTGCGGTTTCTGAAGATGAGTTTCCATTTACATCGGTTACCGTTAAGGTTACCGTTACCGGAGCATCCACATCATCACAACCAAAACTATCAATATCAAGACTCATCGAAGCGATCTCACAATTATCTGAAGAACCGTTATCAATATCGGCAGGAACTATTGTTGCCTCGCCATTTTCATCTAGTTGAACAGTGGTATTCTGGGTCACTACAATTGGATCAACATTATCCTCTACTGTTACTGCTGCAATTTCAGTACTTTCATTTCCATTTACATCAGTTACCGTTAAGGTTACCGTTACCGGAGCATCCACATCATCACAACCAAAGCTGTCAATATCAAGGCTCATTGAAACGATCTCACAATTATCTGAAGAACCGTTATCAATATCGGCAGGAACTATTGTTGCCTCGCCATTTTCATCTAGTTGAACAGTGGTATTCTGGGTCACTACAATTGGATCAAAATTATCCTCTACTGTTACTGCTGCGGTTTCTGAAGATGAGTTTCCATTTACATCGGTTACCGTTAAGGTTACCGTTACCGGAGCATCAACATCATCACAACCAAAACTATCAATATCCAGGCTCATTGAAGCGATCTCACAATTGTCTGAAGAACCGTTATCAATATCGGCAGGAACTATTGTTGCATCCCCATTTTCATCTAATTGAACAGTGATATTCTGGGTCACTACAATTGGATCAACATTATCCTCCACTGTTACTGCTGCAGTTTCGGTACTTTCATTTCCATTTACATCAGTTACCGTTAAGGTTACTGTTACAGGAGCATCCACATCATCACAATCAAAGCTATCAATATCAAGACTCATCGAAGCGATCTCACAATTGTCTGAAGAACCGTTATCAATCATTCCAGGTGTAATTATCGCTACTCCATTTTCATCTAATTGAACAGTGGTATTCTGGGTCACTACAATTGGATCAACATTATCCTCTACTGTTACTGCTGCAGTTTCATTACTTTCATTTCCATTTACATCAGTTACCGTTAAGGTTACTGTTACAGGAGCATCCACATCATCACAACCAAAGCTGTCAATATCAAGGCTCATTGAAACGATCTCACAATTATCTGAAGAACCGTTATCAATATCGGCAGGAACTATTGTTGCCTCGCCATTTTCATCTAGTTGAACAGTGATATTCTGGGTCACTACAGTTGGATCAACATTATCCTCTACTGTTACTGCTGCAATTTCAGTACTTTCATTTCCATTTACATCAGTTACCGTTAAGGTTACCGTTACCGGAGCATCAACATCATCACAACCAAAACTATCAATATCCAGGCTCATTGAAGCGATCTCACAATTGTCTGAAGAACCGTTATCAATATCGGCAGGAACTATTGTTGCCTCCCCATTTTCATCTAGTTGAACAGTGATATTCTGGGTCACTACAGTTGGATCTATGTCATCTAAAGTGGTAAAATCAAAAGTTTCAGTTGATGTTACATTACCAGAATCGCTAGCACTCAAAGTAATGCTGGTTGTGGACTGTACTCCATCAATTGGATCAATAAGAACGTCGAAATTAGTTCCGTTGAAACTGATTGAAATATTCTCATTAGGTATAAATTCCTGATTTGCAGAAGTAGCTGAAACACTTAGGCTTGCATTATCATCCTCTGAATCTGTAATGTCGATGGTAAACTCATATACCTCCGATGGACAATTCTGTATATTGTTAATTTCAGTAATTTCAGGAGACCGGTTCAATTCTAAAACTTTGGTTCCGGAGAAACTAAAGCACGATTGGTCATCTGCTAAACCACCATATTCTACAATATACCCCAATTGACTTTCAACACGCAAGTCATTCCATCTCCCTCCATTCTGAAAATAAATTTGCGCATAATGTTCAAGACCACCATTAGCATTATTAGGTTCTAAATCATTCCAATTTGCATACTGATTATTTACTGCAATAGCTCCTTCAGAAAATTGAGTTCCGGCTTCAGGACCTGTAACCCAGTACCATTTTCCTTCTGCTTCACTCTGATTATTAAAAAATGTACTTCCCAATGCTGAGTTGATTTGCGAAAAATAATCTGATCCACCTATCCAACCGTCATCAGACAATTTTGTGAGTATGAATTCATTCTCTGATGCAGAGGTAATAGTTGCAAGATATCCCTGCAGGCCATTTAAAGTTCTTGTGGCAGCATCAGCCTTGGCCTGTTCCCAAGTAAACGTACCACTCACATACTCATAATAATGATCATTATCAGAGTTAGATATTCCTCCTCCAATGTTAAAAATAATTTCCCTTTCTAGAGCAAAGCTACTGCTAGTACGAAACTGGATATTCTGAAATATCTCCTGTAGTTCCTGAGAAGTCATATCCCCGGAAATTGTTAGGACTCCGGTTAAATTATTATAACTACTAGTTACATCAGTAGGTAAAGTAAATCCAGAAACCAATTGCAACTCATCACCAGACTGAAAATTTTGATTAATCGAGACAGTAGCACCATTAACATCATCAAATGAGTTGATTAAAATATTTTCATCGATTACGGTAGAATTTTCGGGAGTAGAAATTATAGTCTTGCCTTCACTTGTTTCTACCAAGTCACCAGGAGATTCTATTGTGATACTGGCATTTTCAATTGTTTGATTACCACTAGGGTCTTCTATTGTGATACTAATTTGCTGAGTTCCCACATCCCTACAATCAAAGCTAAAAGTGGATGGGGAAATAGTATAACTGCAATTATCATTAACTGAAGTAATAAAATCTGTAGCAGCGACTGCCAATCCGTTTATACTGGCTAACTGCCTGGTAAGGCTTTGGATAGAAAGCTCAGGTGCTTCTAAATCTTCAACAGTAACAATAGCCGTATCTTCAGAAATATTACCGCTTGTATCGGTCACTGTCAAAGTAACAGTATTATTTCCTATATCTGAGCAATCAAAATCAGTTTGACTTAGGCTCAAATTAGTGATATCACAAGTATTGGAAGATGTATTATTAATCATTTCTGGTGTAATAACTGCATTTCCAGATTCATCCAATTCTATAGTAATATCTTTTGCAGAAGCGATCACCGGACTGCAAAGGACTTCTACAGTAAGGATAGTTATCGTATTTTCCTGAGGAGAACCATTATCTATAGATTCTAAGGTAATTGTATTTATGCCTAAATTACATTCCTCCCCGGTTATGGTAATATTTGCTGTGGACAGACTTCCATTTGTAATTTCATAAGTTAGCCCACACATCTCAGAAGTTAAAGTAGTAGTAACTTCCTGGTTAGTTTCAGGTCCAATAAATGAAGGACTTAAAGTAAGGGTTTCTCCAAGATAAAGCTGAACAGTATTATCTACCGGCAAATTATTGGCACTTGGGGAAATATTTTCTGCATTTGCCATATTAAAGTCGAAACACTGGTTGTCAAGGTAATCCACTCCATCACTATCACCTCCCGGCCCATCATAATCTGCACCCGGTTTATCAAAACGACCTACCTGTACATAATCAACACCATTTCCTTTATTAATTCCTACCGTAGCTGGGATCCCACCAAAACCATCTACACCTTCAGACGCCCCCCCAGTTGTCCACTGCATATCTTTTGAACAAAAAGCGGTATTTCTCCCGGGAGGAGTTAGTTCACTGGCGCCATCAGAAATAATTACCTGGAAAGTATTAGTCTTTCCAGAGGGCTGATAATGTGCGACCTGATCCCAGATCACAATTAAAGCATCATCAGTAATTTTATAATAAATCCTTCCGCCTTGACTTGTATCAACATCACCCCAAAATGGGGCAACCATTGGGGTTTCAATAGGGAATCCACTGGCACTAAAGGTTGAAAGAGGGCCATTAAAAGTTAAATTCCCATTCGTATTGATCCATACCTCACTATACAAAGCACCATATAGATTATAGGAAAAAGGAATCGATAAAGGGCCGAAAGATCCATCATCGTTAGTTGGTATTGCAGTAAAACTCTCATCAAGCTCAAAATAACCTCCCGGAGCTTCAAGTTCCGCAGAGTTCATAGTTTCAGCCGCGGATGCCGATCTGCTCATATTGAGTGAAAACATTTGTGGTTGTTGCCGAATTTCCTCCCTCTTTTTAGCTTCATAATAAGGGTCTGAATCAGCTGGATCTATAACAACTGCTTGAGCTAAAATATTTCCTTGAAAAACAAAGAATATGACCAATAGTAAAAATTTGAGGTAGTAGTTTTGCTTCATTTAAATTTGGATGTTTAAGCTTTATAAAAGGAAAGCTGATATGCTCTCTTTAGGTTCATTACATATTGCAAAAAAAATCCAAAAAATATGTTAATAGCTGTAAAACAGAAGAAATGATGTATCAAAATCAAATATGAAGACGTGCTTTTTTAAAAAAAAGCGAGAAATAGGAAGGCTTAGCGGAAACTTAACCCGTAAGCACTAGGGCTTACTTCTACAAGAGTTTTAAAAGTTTTACTGAAAGAAGTTCTGCTAGTAAAACCGCATTCTTGTGCCAAAGCTTCTATAGTATTTGTTTCAAGATAACCATTTTCAATAAGTTGCTTCGCATATTCCATTCGCAACTTGTTCTTGTATTCCGTAAAACTTACTTCATATTGTTGCTTAAGAAAATAGGAAATATGATGAGAAGGCATTTCCAGCTCCCTAGAGCATTCGGTGAGGTTGAAATTTTGATTTAAGTATGATCTACTTTCTTTTAATCGTTCAAATTTTTCAATCACTACCTGTTTGTCAAGGCCAAATTTGAGATCTTCAGGTTGCTCTTCGGATTTGGTAATGGCCATTGCTTGTATTTGCTGTGGGTATCCGTACAAAATAGTAGGAAAATAGATGGGAATAATTCCAATAACAAATAATGCTATATAAAGAAAGAAAGTTATTATACCTCCGTTATTTCCAATAACTATTAGGGAATGAAACAGGTTTGTTTCAAACATTTTTTCCAAAGCATACATAATTGCCAGAATAGCCATCATCATAAGGATTCCCCAAAAAATGAGAAGCCATTTGTTAAGTATACTTTTAAGTTCATCACCTTCTCCTTTTTCAATAAAAGATAAAATTTTGGGTATTAAAACCACTAATACTCCTAATTGCCAAACATGACGCATTAAAAGATGTTGATCTAGCCTCAATAAAAAATATTGGGCTCCCAGCCTATATTCCGGTGAAGAAATTGCTCCAGAAATAATAGTATCGTAAAAAGGTTCTGGTTGAAGATAAACATACCCCACATCTATTACTCCTAATATAAAAGGAACAAGAAGAATGAACTCCATTTTATGGAATTTGAGCCGGTCAGTTAAAATGATTTTAAAATAATAATATATTGGAATAAATATTAAATGATACGGAAGAAGTGGCCACAGAAAAAACCAGGTGAAATGTTCCAAATAACCTCCATCAATGATATAAGCTTGGAGGGCATACACCGACAGTATAAGGTAAAAACTACCTAAAATTCGTGTAGCAAGGGTATTGGTAGAAGTTTTAAAAAATAATGTCGTTGATAATACAAATCCAAAAATTGCGGCAATTAGTAAAATTATGATCATTATAACTTAAAAGATTATTGTTGGCTTTCTTTAAAATGTGATTCCAAATGAAATTATTGCTAAGAGCAATAATCTAAAAATCACCCGGAGCTTTATAAGCGATTAAAATATTCATTAAGAAAAATTTAACAACAAATATATAGATATAAAAGCTTATTTAAAAC contains the following coding sequences:
- a CDS encoding AraC family transcriptional regulator; protein product: MEFILLVPFILGVIDVGYVYLQPEPFYDTIISGAISSPEYRLGAQYFLLRLDQHLLMRHVWQLGVLVVLIPKILSFIEKGEGDELKSILNKWLLIFWGILMMMAILAIMYALEKMFETNLFHSLIVIGNNGGIITFFLYIALFVIGIIPIYFPTILYGYPQQIQAMAITKSEEQPEDLKFGLDKQVVIEKFERLKESRSYLNQNFNLTECSRELEMPSHHISYFLKQQYEVSFTEYKNKLRMEYAKQLIENGYLETNTIEALAQECGFTSRTSFSKTFKTLVEVSPSAYGLSFR
- a CDS encoding nidogen-like domain-containing protein, with product MKQNYYLKFLLLVIFFVFQGNILAQAVVIDPADSDPYYEAKKREEIRQQPQMFSLNMSRSASAAETMNSAELEAPGGYFELDESFTAIPTNDDGSFGPLSIPFSYNLYGALYSEVWINTNGNLTFNGPLSTFSASGFPIETPMVAPFWGDVDTSQGGRIYYKITDDALIVIWDQVAHYQPSGKTNTFQVIISDGASELTPPGRNTAFCSKDMQWTTGGASEGVDGFGGIPATVGINKGNGVDYVQVGRFDKPGADYDGPGGDSDGVDYLDNQCFDFNMANAENISPSANNLPVDNTVQLYLGETLTLSPSFIGPETNQEVTTTLTSEMCGLTYEITNGSLSTANITITGEECNLGINTITLESIDNGSPQENTITILTVEVLCSPVIASAKDITIELDESGNAVITPEMINNTSSNTCDITNLSLSQTDFDCSDIGNNTVTLTVTDTSGNISEDTAIVTVEDLEAPELSIQSLTRQLASINGLAVAATDFITSVNDNCSYTISPSTFSFDCRDVGTQQISITIEDPSGNQTIENASITIESPGDLVETSEGKTIISTPENSTVIDENILINSFDDVNGATVSINQNFQSGDELQLVSGFTLPTDVTSSYNNLTGVLTISGDMTSQELQEIFQNIQFRTSSSFALEREIIFNIGGGISNSDNDHYYEYVSGTFTWEQAKADAATRTLNGLQGYLATITSASENEFILTKLSDDGWIGGSDYFSQINSALGSTFFNNQSEAEGKWYWVTGPEAGTQFSEGAIAVNNQYANWNDLEPNNANGGLEHYAQIYFQNGGRWNDLRVESQLGYIVEYGGLADDQSCFSFSGTKVLELNRSPEITEINNIQNCPSEVYEFTIDITDSEDDNASLSVSATSANQEFIPNENISISFNGTNFDVLIDPIDGVQSTTSITLSASDSGNVTSTETFDFTTLDDIDPTVVTQNITVQLDENGEATIVPADIDNGSSDNCEIASMSLDIDSFGCDDVDAPVTVTLTVTDVNGNESTEIAAVTVEDNVDPTVVTQNITVQLDENGEATIVPADIDNGSSDNCEIVSMSLDIDSFGCDDVDAPVTVTLTVTDVNGNESNETAAVTVEDNVDPIVVTQNTTVQLDENGVAIITPGMIDNGSSDNCEIASMSLDIDSFDCDDVDAPVTVTLTVTDVNGNESTETAAVTVEDNVDPIVVTQNITVQLDENGDATIVPADIDNGSSDNCEIASMSLDIDSFGCDDVDAPVTVTLTVTDVNGNSSSETAAVTVEDNFDPIVVTQNTTVQLDENGEATIVPADIDNGSSDNCEIVSMSLDIDSFGCDDVDAPVTVTLTVTDVNGNESTEIAAVTVEDNVDPIVVTQNTTVQLDENGEATIVPADIDNGSSDNCEIASMSLDIDSFGCDDVDAPVTVTLTVTDVNGNSSSETAAVTVEDNVDPIVVTQNITVQLDENGEATIVPADIDNGSSDNCEIASMSLDIDSFGCDDVDAPVTVTLTVTDVNGNESTETAAVTVEDNVGPIVVTQNITVQLDAQGNATITPEDIDNGSSDACGISEMTLDITTFDVTNVGENTVVLTVEDNNGNISYLEAVVIVEDKVATVVVTTDITVELDAQGNVTITPEDIDNGSSDASGISEMTLNNDTFDCSNVGENIVVLTVTDNNGNESSLEATVTVEDKVAPVVVTQNITVQLDAQGNATITPQMIDNGSSDACGISEMTLDITTFDVTNVGENTVVLTVEDNNGNISYLEAVVIVEDKVAPVVVTTDITVELDAQGNVTITPEDIDNGSSDASGISEMTLNNDTFDCSNVGENIVVLTVTDNNGNESSLEAIVTVEDKVAPVVVTQNITVQLDAQGNATITPEDIDNGSFDACGISEMTLDITTFDVTNVGENTVVLTVEDNNGNISYLEAVVIVEDKVAPVVVTTDITVELDAQGNVTITPEDIDNGSSDASGISEMTLNNDTFDCSNVGENIVVLTVTDNNGNESSLEATVTVEDKVAPVPDVTEFEDVIVKCEVVPGRIIAPTATDNCAVLTATTLDPLTYNEPGSYTITWNFDDGNGNTAMQTQNVIVEPSPLNGVTFEDASFVYDGSEHSLEVKNLPAGASVDYTISSETGTQNRAINAGVYTVTANLSSGFETCPDSELNATLTILKAEAMITADVSQNFTYDGTQKKVNASLNHSEIELSYSPQEGFTEPGTYEITVTSAETENYLATTKEVSLVIEKAEITGVTFEGNTEPFVYNGSEHSIFVTGLPEDATVTYANNGKTNAGTYTVTAIVSQPGYEDLVLTANMLIEKASQSITFNELEDLDQLTDEYLQLDATSTSGLPVMYSYTYETEDPAATVGPRGFVRILGGGQITITATQAGNQNYEAAASVERTLTISGSEAKLVNAVINGTTYSNPSVDIYYLIGCGNSENEVQIELEQNRGSTIDRDNIFTMSTPAPGIYRETVIVTSEDGNTSTTYNIVVEKNFNFEDIVIQKFNNVLLVNNNPDTNGGYKFVSYRWYKDGSVIGSGQYYSAGNNVDDQLDDDSSYYVVLETEDGEFLRTCISSIQLRSSLNISLAPNPVSSGGTMELLADFPKNELETMHLSIHNLNGMLIKKMKSNNKITSITLPYNLQMGVYILKIRTENIDSSVKFIIK